The following are from one region of the Sorghum bicolor cultivar BTx623 chromosome 2, Sorghum_bicolor_NCBIv3, whole genome shotgun sequence genome:
- the LOC8080149 gene encoding pyruvate, phosphate dikinase regulatory protein, chloroplastic isoform X1 — MALVSHVSRGHLTKPPPRPRPIINISAVLKATRNRFLCNHCHPSSSSSTHATRVNSDRWTRHRPQLSSMIGSAKPLAAPLQPPSPTARCLAPSSCAPDSPPPLTRAVKSPAAQSQSQSQSDAAPAPPPPRPAEAAASSHVLRASPQLSRWSRARALRSGRRPGSESSDRAKLSSASVLPATKSPRPEDAAVAVEDGGDDDVCVAERDAAPGKAIYIVSDGTGWTAEHAVNAALGQFEHCFVDRGCAVNTHLISMINDMDRILEVIKQAAKEGALVLYTLADPSMAESAKKACDFWGVPSTDVLRPTIEAIASHIGVAPSGIPRSSPSRQGKLTEDYFRRIDAIDFTIKQDDGALPQNLNRADIVLAGVSRTGKTPLSIYLAQKGYKVANVPIVMGVNLPKTLFEISQDKIFGLTVNPVVLQAIRKTRAKALGFGDGYQSHYAEMEHVRQELLHANQIFAQNPTWPVIGITGKAIEETAAVIVRIYHDRKQKCSMPRISKRVAPVLVYNFMSVG; from the exons ATGGCGTTGGTGTCCCATGTTTCGCGCGGCCACCTGACCAAACCGCCCCCGCGGCCGCGGCCTATAATAAATATCAGCGCTGTCTTGAAAGCAACGCGAAATCGTTTCCTCTGTAACCACTGCCAtccgtcgtcgtcctcgtccacACACGCCACGCGGGTGAACAGTGACCGCTGGACTCGCCACCGCCCTCAGCTTAGCTCAATGATTGGGAGCGCCAAGCCGCTCGCGGCGCCGCTGCAGCCGCCGTCCCCCACCGCTCGCTGCCTCGCCCCCTCGTCCTGCGCCCCTGACTCCCCCCCACCTCTCACCCGCGCCGTCAAGAGCCCAGCTGCCCAGTCTCAGTCTCAGTCTCAGTCTGACGCCGCCCCGGCCCCGCCACCACCACGCCCGGCTGAGGCCGCCGCCTCGTCCCACGTGCTGCGCGCGAGCCCGCAGCTCAGCCGGTGGTCCCGGGCGCGGGCGCTGCGGTCGGGCCGCCGGCCGGGGTCGGAGTCGTCGGACCGCGCCAAGCTGTCCTCGGCCTCGGTGCTGCCGGCGACCAAGTCGCCGCGGCCCGAGGACGCTGCGGTGGCGGTGGAGGATGGCGGGGACGACGACGTGTGCGTGGCCGAGAGGGACGCCGCGCCCGGGAAGGCCATCTACATCGTGTCGGACGGGACCGGGTGGACCGCGGAGCACGCGGTGAACGCCGCGCTCGGACAGTTCGAGCACTGCTTCGTCGACCGCGGCTGCGCTGTCAACACCCACCTCATCTCCATG ATTAACGACATGGATCGAATTCTTGAGGTAATAAAGCAAGCAGCAAAGGAAGGGGCACTGGTTCTATATACCCTTGCTGATCCTTCAATGGCTGAATCAGCTAAGAAGGCCTGCGATTTCTGGGGTGTTCCGTCCACTGATGTTCTTCGGCCTACAATTGAAGCCATTGCTTCTCATATTGGTGTTGCTCCATCTGGAATTCCACGAAGCTCTCCTAGTCGACAGGGTAAACTAACAGAGGACTACTTTCGACGGATTGATGCTATTGATTTTACCATCAAACAAGATGATGGGGCTCTGCCACAGAACCTCAACCGTGCAGACATTGTACTTGCTGGTGTTTCACGTACAGGGAAGACACCATTGTCAATATATCTAGCTCAAAAGGGATACAAGGTAGCAAATGTCCCAATTGTGATGGGAGTGAATCTTCCAAAGACCCTTTTTGAGATCAGCCAAGACAAGATTTTTGGATTGACAGTAAACCCGGTGGTTCTTCAAGCAATTAGAAAGACTAGGGCCAAAGCTCTAGGTTTTGGTGATGGGTATCAGAGCCATTATGCCGAAATGGAACATGTGAGGCAGGAACTGCTCCATGCAAATCAAATTTTTGCTCAAAACCCAACGTGGCCAGTCATTG GGATCACTGGAAAAGCTATAGAGGAAACAGCTGCTGTCATTGTGAGGATTTACCATGACAGGAAACAGAAGTGCTCCATGCCACGCATATCAAAACG GGTGGCTCCAGTCCTAGTCTACAATTTTATGTCAGTTGGTTAA
- the LOC8080149 gene encoding pyruvate, phosphate dikinase regulatory protein, chloroplastic isoform X2, producing the protein MALVSHVSRGHLTKPPPRPRPIINISAVLKATRNRFLCNHCHPSSSSSTHATRVNSDRWTRHRPQLSSMIGSAKPLAAPLQPPSPTARCLAPSSCAPDSPPPLTRAVKSPAAQSQSQSQSDAAPAPPPPRPAEAAASSHVLRASPQLSRWSRARALRSGRRPGSESSDRAKLSSASVLPATKSPRPEDAAVAVEDGGDDDVCVAERDAAPGKAIYIVSDGTGWTAEHAVNAALGQFEHCFVDRGCAVNTHLISMINDMDRILEVIKQAAKEGALVLYTLADPSMAESAKKACDFWGVPSTDVLRPTIEAIASHIGVAPSGIPRSSPSRQGKLTEDYFRRIDAIDFTIKQDDGALPQNLNRADIVLAGVSRTGKTPLSIYLAQKGYKVANVPIVMGVNLPKTLFEISQDKIFGLTVNPVVLQAIRKTRAKALGFGDGYQSHYAEMEHVRQELLHANQIFAQNPTWPVIGITGKAIEETAAVIVRIYHDRKQKCSMPRISKRY; encoded by the exons ATGGCGTTGGTGTCCCATGTTTCGCGCGGCCACCTGACCAAACCGCCCCCGCGGCCGCGGCCTATAATAAATATCAGCGCTGTCTTGAAAGCAACGCGAAATCGTTTCCTCTGTAACCACTGCCAtccgtcgtcgtcctcgtccacACACGCCACGCGGGTGAACAGTGACCGCTGGACTCGCCACCGCCCTCAGCTTAGCTCAATGATTGGGAGCGCCAAGCCGCTCGCGGCGCCGCTGCAGCCGCCGTCCCCCACCGCTCGCTGCCTCGCCCCCTCGTCCTGCGCCCCTGACTCCCCCCCACCTCTCACCCGCGCCGTCAAGAGCCCAGCTGCCCAGTCTCAGTCTCAGTCTCAGTCTGACGCCGCCCCGGCCCCGCCACCACCACGCCCGGCTGAGGCCGCCGCCTCGTCCCACGTGCTGCGCGCGAGCCCGCAGCTCAGCCGGTGGTCCCGGGCGCGGGCGCTGCGGTCGGGCCGCCGGCCGGGGTCGGAGTCGTCGGACCGCGCCAAGCTGTCCTCGGCCTCGGTGCTGCCGGCGACCAAGTCGCCGCGGCCCGAGGACGCTGCGGTGGCGGTGGAGGATGGCGGGGACGACGACGTGTGCGTGGCCGAGAGGGACGCCGCGCCCGGGAAGGCCATCTACATCGTGTCGGACGGGACCGGGTGGACCGCGGAGCACGCGGTGAACGCCGCGCTCGGACAGTTCGAGCACTGCTTCGTCGACCGCGGCTGCGCTGTCAACACCCACCTCATCTCCATG ATTAACGACATGGATCGAATTCTTGAGGTAATAAAGCAAGCAGCAAAGGAAGGGGCACTGGTTCTATATACCCTTGCTGATCCTTCAATGGCTGAATCAGCTAAGAAGGCCTGCGATTTCTGGGGTGTTCCGTCCACTGATGTTCTTCGGCCTACAATTGAAGCCATTGCTTCTCATATTGGTGTTGCTCCATCTGGAATTCCACGAAGCTCTCCTAGTCGACAGGGTAAACTAACAGAGGACTACTTTCGACGGATTGATGCTATTGATTTTACCATCAAACAAGATGATGGGGCTCTGCCACAGAACCTCAACCGTGCAGACATTGTACTTGCTGGTGTTTCACGTACAGGGAAGACACCATTGTCAATATATCTAGCTCAAAAGGGATACAAGGTAGCAAATGTCCCAATTGTGATGGGAGTGAATCTTCCAAAGACCCTTTTTGAGATCAGCCAAGACAAGATTTTTGGATTGACAGTAAACCCGGTGGTTCTTCAAGCAATTAGAAAGACTAGGGCCAAAGCTCTAGGTTTTGGTGATGGGTATCAGAGCCATTATGCCGAAATGGAACATGTGAGGCAGGAACTGCTCCATGCAAATCAAATTTTTGCTCAAAACCCAACGTGGCCAGTCATTG GGATCACTGGAAAAGCTATAGAGGAAACAGCTGCTGTCATTGTGAGGATTTACCATGACAGGAAACAGAAGTGCTCCATGCCACGCATATCAAAACGGTACTAG
- the LOC8080150 gene encoding uncharacterized protein LOC8080150 isoform X1, translating into MGDAAVNHPVVAAGGDAGQSSFPAAAGGFVALDVGALSSLAGDAGLPGTPTAPPRTPKVMRSLSRKGDRKPPPPDADANGTAGGGSERPQLFVHVAAGDLGDAPGSARLVVHTPLAGTPGSKSRRFGRRPAPWLDPRRVVFLFATLSSVGTLILLYFTLSMSRADSSSGGGGASDAR; encoded by the exons ATGGGGGACGCCGCCGTAAACCACCCC GTTGTCGCGGCGGGAGGAGACGCTGGGCAATCGAgcttccccgccgccgccggcgggttCGTCGCCCTCGACGTCGGCGCGCTGTCGTCTCTGGCCGGCGACGCCGGCCTGCCGGGCACGCCCACCGCGCCGCCGCGGACACCC AAGGTGATGAGGTCGCTGTCGAGGAAGGGCGACAGGAAGCCGCCCCCGCCCGACGCCGATGCCAACGGCACCGCCG GTGGCGGTAGTGAGCGGCCGCAGCTGTTCGTGCACGTGGCGGCCGGCGACCTCGGGGACGCGCCCGGCAGCGCGCGGCTGGTCGTCCACACGCCGCTGGCCGGCACGCCCGGAAGCAAGTCCCGGCGGTTCGGCAGGCGCCCGGCGCCATGGCTCGATCCCCGGAGGGTCGTCTTCCTCTTCGCCACGCT GTCCAGCGTCGGAACGCTGATCCTCCTCTACTTCACGCTGTCCATGAGCAGAGCGGACTCCAgtagtggcggcggcggcgccagcgACGCCCGGTGA
- the LOC8080150 gene encoding uncharacterized protein LOC8080150 isoform X2: MGDAAVNHPVVAAGGDAGQSSFPAAAGGFVALDVGALSSLAGDAGLPGTPTAPPRTPVMRSLSRKGDRKPPPPDADANGTAGGGSERPQLFVHVAAGDLGDAPGSARLVVHTPLAGTPGSKSRRFGRRPAPWLDPRRVVFLFATLSSVGTLILLYFTLSMSRADSSSGGGGASDAR; the protein is encoded by the exons ATGGGGGACGCCGCCGTAAACCACCCC GTTGTCGCGGCGGGAGGAGACGCTGGGCAATCGAgcttccccgccgccgccggcgggttCGTCGCCCTCGACGTCGGCGCGCTGTCGTCTCTGGCCGGCGACGCCGGCCTGCCGGGCACGCCCACCGCGCCGCCGCGGACACCC GTGATGAGGTCGCTGTCGAGGAAGGGCGACAGGAAGCCGCCCCCGCCCGACGCCGATGCCAACGGCACCGCCG GTGGCGGTAGTGAGCGGCCGCAGCTGTTCGTGCACGTGGCGGCCGGCGACCTCGGGGACGCGCCCGGCAGCGCGCGGCTGGTCGTCCACACGCCGCTGGCCGGCACGCCCGGAAGCAAGTCCCGGCGGTTCGGCAGGCGCCCGGCGCCATGGCTCGATCCCCGGAGGGTCGTCTTCCTCTTCGCCACGCT GTCCAGCGTCGGAACGCTGATCCTCCTCTACTTCACGCTGTCCATGAGCAGAGCGGACTCCAgtagtggcggcggcggcgccagcgACGCCCGGTGA